DNA sequence from the Strigops habroptila isolate Jane chromosome 4, bStrHab1.2.pri, whole genome shotgun sequence genome:
GCACTGGTGGCACAAAGCGGGGCCGGAGGGGAGCGGGGTGGTGATTTATCCTAATCCAGCGTGAGGCGGGAAGGGCGGCAGCAGCGGCATGTGGCATCTGGCGGCCCCCGGGCGGTGGTGTGGGAATGCCGGGCGTCCCCCCATCCCGGCGTGGCCAGCCGGCCTCCCATtcagcaggggaagaaaagggacaATAGCTATTCAGGCCCTGCCAGGGTCGCGACCCCCCCCAAATCAGAACTGTTTAATGACCCAAAATACCAACATCCCCAGCAACCCAGGGAGACACAGAACAATCCCCCATTCAGGCCTCCTTCCTGGCGACAATAGCCCTCAGAGGCTGGCCCCCAGCCCTGACGCAGAGGTCCCTCATCCCCACATCCCCTGGCAGGGGAGGGTCCCCACCAGcccccagggctgctggggaaAGGAGGACAAAGGAGGGTGTCCAGCACCCCAGAGCACCCAACATCCCTTCTCCCAGGGACAAGGAACACTGGCTGGTCCCCTCCCCATGGCCATCATACGCTGGGGGACACAAATCCCCTGTGCCAATCTCTCCCCCACAGATGCCTGTGACCCACATCCCTTACCCTCAAGACCATACATGCCCCACCACCTTGGAAACCCTTCCACACACCCCACCCTGTGGACCCCCCAATGCCTGCTCATCTCCCCCCCACACCAAATAACCGTTCACCTGTCCAAGCTCCTGCCCTGGGAACCCCCCACCTGCCTCTACCTTAATTTGGTCCCCAAGAATCGCACAGCACCAGGTCTTTGGGgttggcagcagctctgaggtAGCAGAGAGGCAGCTGGGCATGGTGGAGCACAGCCTGAGCAGGGTCTGCAGGGGACAGGCTCCGTGCACAAAGGGGTTGTGGGcgaggaaaggaaaaggccaCAGCGTGCAACAGGGCTCAGGGAAGTGCATCAGGGAGGAGGCCAGGCAGCACGACCCTGTACGGGACCAGGAACGCACAGGCAAGGCTGGGCAGCATGGGATATGACAAGCACCTGGGGACGAGGCAGGATGGCATAACATAAGCTGGCAGCAGGTGATACCGGGCAGCAGGGGCTCAGGCAGCAGCGGGCAGGGCTTGGCAGCAGCATGGCGTTGGGTagcaaggagcagagctgtgctacTCCAGGGCGGGCAGTGCAGGGCAGCGCAAGGCAAATCCAGGTGCTGTATGCGACCGGGCAACGCAATCCAGGATCAAGCAGTGTAATgcagcacagcacccagcagcGCAGTACAGCCACCAACATGATGGCAGAGCGGGCGATAGGATGtaaggcagggcaaggcagcaCAATGTGATATGGGACTGGGAAAGGCAGTGCAGTACAGCCCAGCTCCGGCTTAGGCAACGCAGTATGGGGCCTGGCAGCACAGTGTTGTGCAACACCGTGCAAGGCAATCCCAGGTCAGGCGGCGCCATGCAATACCGGACCTGGCAGCAAAGCAACTCCACACCAATGCAACAAGGGACCTGAGATGCAGAGCGAATCCGGACCAGTGGTGCCAGGCAGGAAAGCACCTGACCGGGCAGGGCAGCGCGGGGCTGCCCGAGGTACCGGGGCGGGCAGCGCTGGCTGGGCCCGGCGGCGCGGAGCGGTGCAACTGCAGAGTGGTCAGCACGATGCGGTGCAAGATCCGGCCGCGCTGGCCGGCACCGCACGGAGCAACTCAAGTCCGAAGCCGGGAGCACCGTGCGGCCAGGAGCCGCGAGTAGTGCTGCGCCCCGGCCGCCGGCGCGGCCAGACCGGGGGCCCGGTGCAACGTGCAGCCAGGCCGGGCGGCGCAAAGCAACGCGAGGGCAGCGCGGGAGGCCCGGCCCGGGCGACTCACCGGTGTCCTGGCGGAACTGGTGCATGGATTGCAGGTCGATGATGTAGGGCGCCAGGCGGCTGTCGGCCTGGCCCAGCACCACGCTGCCGCCTGCCCGCGGCCCGGCGCGGGCCACCGCCTCGATGTGGTGGCTGACGGCCGGGCTGTAGGGCCGCCACCGCCCGTGCTCGTTCAGCCATTCCCACACCACCACGGCCGAGGCCAGCAGCATGGCTCCGCCGCCGCGGCCGCTGCAGCCCGGCCCGCCGGCTCTCGCATGCTCGGCGCGGCGCAGGACGCTGCCCGcccccgccccggggccggCTCCGGCGGGCGCGGAGCACGGGCCGCCCCTCAGCGCCGCAGCGGGGGGCGGAGCCCGCCCGGGGCCCGCCCTGACGTCAccgcgcccggcccggcggcaCCGAGCGCCCGCCGGAGGGGTGCGGGAGCGCGGCCGGGAGGAACCATTCCCgccgggagtgggggggggaaggcggGGAGCGGCTCGGCCCTACGCACGCCGCGGAGCCGAGAGCACTCGCGCGCCCCGCACCTCCCGCGTCCCGCAGCGCCCCGCACGCCCGGGCCGGGGGTCCTGGTGCGCATCCGCCGCTGTGCGACAGCCGCTCACGCGCCCGACACGGCGGGACCACGGGGCCGGATCCGCGTCGTGCGCCGCGACAGAGCCGCGGGTCCGAGCGCCTCGGCCGGCCGGGACCTGCCGCGGGAGCTGCCCGGGCACGGCCCGCGGTGAACGGAACTGAGCTCAGAGCCCACGATCGACACGTGCCTCGCAGGGCACCTGGGCTGGACCCCAGCGCCCGCGCCCCGGCTGGCGGCCACCGCTTGTGTTCCCTTGGAAGTGCTTTTGGGGAGTTGACACGCAGCTCCAGCGTGGTGCGAGGCTGCAAATCATTCGGGACGCTCCTGTGGCTTACGTGTTGCCTTGCGGTCCAGGGGCTTTGCTCTGCAAAGCGGAACTGGTGCAGCCAAACCACCCCCCGCCGGCGGTGCGGCACGGGCACCTCTGCTTTACCAGAGCAGCCAGCGCTGGCCCATCCTCGCAACCCCAAAAAAGTTAACTCAGAGCTTGTTCTTTCACTGAGCCCCACGAGCAGCGTCCCGGGGCACCCCTCAGCAGCAGGATGTTGGGAACAGCAAGTGCTGGCATCATCTCACCTCATCTAGTGCTCTGGTGCTCAGACACACAACCGTTTTCTTGACTATTAAACGAAACAGCTGTTACCTGGCTCAGGGAGAACTACAAACCGCACACAGGTTTTCCAGCACTGGCAAATCCCCCATCCGTGGTCAACATCAGCTTAGAGGCCAGGACACAGGacccacagtgctgctgcaggacgTTCCTGAGCTCTCAGTGCAGCTCCTCTCCTGGCAAACCTGTTTCCCAGGCACTGCCAGTGGTGTTTGTGGTGAGAAACCATTAGGCAAGCTtcaaatagaggaaaaaaagaagggaaggaaaaaagtgggaaagaaagaggaggagagcaaCTGTGGTGCTGCCAGCTGGCGAGCATCACGCCGAAAGAGGAGGAGGCAAACCACAGAAGTTCAAGCAAATCTCTCCTTCCAGCTTGTCCCTGGAGACTCGCAGGGCTATGCTGGAAGCGTGTTTTCCTGCGACAAGGGAGATGCCGGCCCTTCCCAGGAAGGCAGCGTGGCATTGGCGGCTTTCACCCGCTCCTTTGGGGCAGAGAGTGCAGCCAAAGCCACAACAGGGAAACCCAGGGAAATCCTTTCTGCTGACTCAGGGTGAAGGAAAAGGTTTCCCTGctattaaaaaggaaagtgttGGTGAACATCCCAGCACCCCCGGCTCACGATCACAGCATCAGGAGCCAGCACAATAATGCTAGTGCGGGTTGGTGGAaggggctgggagagctggtggGGCTGGTGCAGCTGAACCCACCTGCCCCTGGTGCATGGTGAATTTATCCTCTCCCAGCATCCAGCACCAATGCCAGCACCCAAGTATGGGCATGCCCGAGGCCAGGGAACAGCCTCAGTCACCTTGAAACCTTTCCAATCCCACAAAGGGTGCCCAACTCAACCACATGTGAAGCCCaaagatctatttttttttaattaaacacatctgtgggtttgttttggtggtttggtggCTCCTTCCTGCTGCAATTAGGGAGCATggccccccccttccccattcCCACCAGCACTGCAAATCCTTTGTCTCTTCCCAAAGCACAATCTCATATGGCTTTTTGGTGGGTATTTAGTTTACAGGAAGCCATTCGGGGTCCTCAGTAGCTTTATCCACGTGAGTATGACTGTGCTCCCCTTAAGCTCTTCATATCTGTCTCCAAAATCAACAGCTTCAGTCACCTCCAGCCACCCAGATCACCTTAActtcagctgcagcaacagAAGTCCAAAGGGCCTCCCAGCAGCAAGAGCACTCAGCCATCGGGTGCCCCCGTTCTCGCCGGTGAGTTCACCAGTGATTCCCTTTGGGGTGGCAGctgaaaaatgccattaaaaactGCCAGGCTCAGACATCACCACCTCTGTGCTGCGCGGGGGGGGCTTGCTGGCAGGGAGAGCTCCAGAGCCTCTCACTCAGCCTGAGGTGCAGGTTCAGGCTACGGTTTGTGTTCTTACATTGTTCCTTTGTACCTTGGCCGTTTCAAAGCATTGCGGGTGCTCTGCAAACAGACGCACCCAGCGTCTCCAGCAAGGAAGGAATGAGCGAGGCTGCAAAAGCAGCGAtggtgctgctgggcacagTCCCGGGACATCGTCCACCTCCAGCCCCCATCCACCTCCAACCCTCATCCACCTCCAAACCCCAGCGCTGCTCTGACTCCTGGCGCGTGGCAGCAGTGCCCAAGCTGAGCTCGTGGCACCGCCAGCCCCAGATCAGGAGGATCAAGTTGCAGGACCCAGCTCCTAGGGGACATGAAGGTCACCTTGTACCCAGGCAACTGCAGCGGgagaaaagggggagaaaaggggtctcccctcactacaagagagacattgaggtgctggagcaggtccagagaagggcaccggagctggtgcagggcctggagcacaagtgtgatgaggaacggctgagggacctgggggggtttagtctggagaagagaaggctcagggggggaccttctcgctctctgatacaactgcctgacaggaggatggagccaggagggggctggtctctgctcccaaggaacgagggatgggacaagaggaaacagcctcaagctgcaccagggcaggtttagatggagatgaggaacaattccttccccagagggtgctcaggcattggaacaggctgcccagggcagggctggagtcaccggccctgcaagtgttcacaccccgtgtagccgaggcctcagtgccatggggtagtggtggccttggcagtgctgggccttgatgatcttaaaaggtcttttccaacctggttgattctagGACTCTATGCTCCACCTGCGCAGGTGGCAAGACTCGGCGCTGGATGTGCGGCATTTGAGATGCCCGTGCCTGCCTTCAGGAAGGTGAGGGGCAGTGGGTGGGTGAGGATGTGAGCACCCGGCTGCTGCGGAGCACGGGGGTGCACGGGGAGAAGAGCAAGATGGTTTCAAGCGCACAAAGCAGCTGAgactgggaaagagaaacatttgCTGAGAAAGGGGCTCACTTTGactaatcattaaaaaaataaaagccagaaatTGTTATtcccaaaagcagaaatacagaaacattgcAAATAATCCGGGCAGAGCTGCAAAGCTGAGGTCAGGCAGAAAGTGGTGATGTAGAATGTGCATGTTCTTCCTCTTGGGCATCGCCCACAAAGCAAATGGGCACTACCAAACCACCCCCAGCGTCGTGGGGAGCCCCGTCCCTGGGGCCCCACCTTCCCCACTGTGGCTGGTGGAGAGGGCAGGGTGGGTGCTGAAAGCCCTGGCGCAGCATCACCCTttgtcctcctgcagcacccgGTGCCCACGCAGACACTCCTGGCAGGCGCTGGGGCAGGCGCTGGGCCCGGTGCCGCCACCACCTGCCCCGACAAAGCCGCTTTGTGTGGGGCCGGCCGGGCACGTCCCCAGCCGCTGCCTCCCAACCCTGTGCCTCCGGCGTCCCCCCGCGTTGCCTCCCTCATGCAGGTCAGGAAGCAGGACCACGTCGGGATGGGGCACAACTCCAGCGACACCTCCCcgccccatccccatcatcttCCCCATGGCCTCCCAGCAGGTCCCGTtccccccaaacctcccacCCCACTGGAACTGACCTTCCCTTGGGGTGGGGTAGGAAGGGGGCAGCCCAGGCTTCCCCAAGAAGTCCCAGTTGTCCCAGTAGATATCCCATCCCTTTTATTTGTTTCGAAGCCATCACTTCCGTTCAGCAAGTAAACCATGGCATGGGCATTCCTGTTCACGGGGTGAGCGATGTGGTTGGGTTGTTTCATCTTCCATGCTGTTCCCAGTCCCAGAATAACCCCTGGAAGCACAAACCTCCATGTGGAGAGTCTTGTGAATCACAGCCTTCAGCTAAAAGATCCTCTCTGTTACCTTGTCCAAGCGATTAAGAAATCCCCTCCTGATCATgccccccctccacccccccaaaaaaagtcCCCAAACAGTTAGAGCAGAAATTCCAACACACCAAACGCGAGGACATGAGCCGGGCAGAGAGTCCACGTGAAGGAGGTCAAGCCTTGCATCTTGCAGCTGGGGGCAGGTCCCAACGCTCCTTCACCGGGTGGCGTGTTTCTGTCCCTTCACTCCTGCCTTGCCTCCACACAAGCCCTGAGGCAGCTCCCGTCCGCCCAGCCAAGGGCAAGCCGGGCAGCGACCAGGCTTCATGGAAAAGGCCAACGCTGCCACAGCGCGCTCGGGTCGTGGCCCTGGGGCGAGCGGcaaagcagcttcccagggaGCTCCCCCCGAGGCTCGCCCCGCCTCGGCTTCCTGACTCCTTCCAGCATGGAGCGCAGCCCATGGCCCAGCTTCCCCACAGGGAACGGCACCAAGAGCGTGGGGGTGCCGGGGTTAATGACATGGTCCCTCCCGTCCACCCCCCTCCCCGAACAACGCCCTCCGCTGTCAGCAGCCCTCTGCAGAGGTGGGCAAGGAGCCCCCCACTCTGCGGGACCCAAGCCCTGCCCCACGCCCGCCCTCAAAGGCTCTCGGCTGGGCTGGGGGCCGCGCCGCTGCCCGGGCTGGGCTTGGCGAGCTGCCGCAGGTCCCGCGCGGACCTCACGGCCCATTGGGCCAGCTCCCGCAGCACGCCCAGGCCCCGCAGCTTCCTCTCGAAGAGGGTGAGCGGGGGGGGCGCGGGCGGCACAGCCCCCTCCTCGCCGGGGGGGCCGCGGTTCTCCAGccgcagcagctcctccaggtGGTAGGTGAAGGCCGAGACCTGGAGCAGGACGGCCGCCAGCGCCCGGCCCAGCGTGGCATCGGCCTCCCCCAGCTGCTCCCgctgctcctccagcatctGCGCCAGCAGGGCCCGGAATGCCCGGTACGCCGCCAGGTTCTCCAGCAGCCGCTGGGTCCCCGTCTGCTCATCCCAGCGCTCCACCGCTGCCACCGGCACCCCCTCCACCGCCGCCACGCTGGCCGAGGCATCCAGGCCCTGCTGCTCCACCTGCAGGGACGACAGCAGCCGGAAATCACCGGCGGCAGGAGAAATGGGGGGACCCCCCTTCCGCCCGAGCCCCAGCTCCAGGGTGCCCCGATTCAGCTTCGGCGCTGGCCAGGAGACATTCGGGCAGTGCAAGGCCAGAAGCTGGTGCTTGAGGTTTGCCCACACATTGCCTGGCAGCGCCAAGGCCCAGATACCAACTGCACTTCATCCCTCATCCCTATCATGGACCAGCTGCTAAAAGCCCCCTGGACTCTGGTGGCAGAGGCCACCGCGCGGGGCCGCAGGGTCAGGGCAAACTCACATAGGTGTCCAGGAGGTCGACAACATCCGAGCGCATCTTCCCAGCCAGGCGGATGCCTCGGCTGCACAGGTCGCGGCGCCGGAGGGTGGCTGAGGTGCTGTCTGCTGCCGCCATGGCGCGGGCCGCCGGGGCACCCGGCTCACGGCACAGCGCCTGCCTGGCCCGGGGAGGACAATCCCTTGCTGAGCTGGTGCATTCCAGCCGGGAGCTCCACTCACACGTCCGCTGGCCCGGCTCTCCCCCTCTTCCGCGCCTGGGGCCTGGCACAACACTGCAAATTCCCGCCTCTGGGATCAACAGCAACAGATTATTTCCCTAATTCCCCCATGCATCGCCACTCCAAGCGCCTGGCCCAGAACAGTcttgcctggcagcagcaggctccCAACCCCGGCTCTAACCCATTCCTCCCTACCAGCCACACAGTGTCATTAGCAGCACACTAGTCCCCCTGGCTCATGCCAGCGCCAGAGCACGGGAAACCACTGCCgggaagagctgagcagagccaggacattGCTCAACACCTCAGcctgggcagcagggctggggcctGAGTGGGGCAGAGCACTGCGGGCTCACCAGCAAGAGGCCAAGGGGAGTCCCCGGGCTGGagctccagcaccagctgcagcctgggctgcaaCCCAGACCCCGACAGAAGGCTGTAGAGGCCTGTCCCAGCCACCTCCAGCCCTCTTACTTCCCCCATGGCTGTGTGGGACTGGGTCACCCAGGTCTAAATCCCCTTTCTCAGAGGGGTTCTGCCCAAAGtggggctgcagaggaggaggaggtccCAGCCACCCGCCGCAGGTGAGCTGCATGCACCAAGACAAAAACAGCcctgttggttggtttggtttttcctcaGTACATTTATTTTGGTTATGCATTACCCAGATTAAGAGAAAcaagaggagctgcagagcGATGTCCCTGTGGCACCGGAGCACAGCGAGCCCCCAGCAGAGCCCCGGCGCCGGTGGCCAAACCCAGCAGCGTCGTTGCCACCTGGTGGCTACTGCAGAGAGCGCTGCGGGACTCCAGCCTGAACCCCGCACCCCAGGGCCCCCGAGGGGCACCCCTGCCCGCACCCGAGCACCGGGCGTAGGCACAGTGCCCTGggctccctctgctccctccccgggaggagagaaaaaataaatacgggggggggaaaaatacaaaaaagtttATTGCAAACTACTACAATAATTTATTGAAGCAAACTGCATGCGAGTGACAGAGACACCGAGGGGACGAAGTGCTGCAGGGGGGCTCTGTCAGTTTTAGGGTTTCAAAAGGGAGTGAGAGAGGAGCTACACCATCTCTCCTGCGCCAGGGGTAGCAGACTCTGGTTAGAGGACAGACAGGCTGagaccaggaaaagaaaaaaggactgCTACAAGAGGTGTGCACGAAGGACAGGGCAGGGAGTGGCAGGGATCAGAGGTGTCCGGGCTGGGAAGCAAATGGGCTGCTCCATTCCGCAGCCTATGGCAAACTCCTGGCTCCGCTCAGGGCAGTTACAGAACTAGGCAGCCCCTGTTGCCTCCCAGCCTGGTGCCACATGTCGGTCACCAGAGGGTAGCAAGCCCTTGACCCGACAGCATTTTAGTGCCACCCCTCGGAGAGCAACCCCTGAGCGCTCAGTGCAGTGTTCTGTGCAAGGCTGTGCCGCAGGCACGGGGCAGGGCACAGGACCGGGCACTGCGGCAGGGAGCCAGCGGACGTGCCCCCGCACAGCACGGCTTGGCCAGCCCCACACTAACCCCACACGAGACCCACGCTGCTGGTTTAGGTTTGAACACGTCTCatgttgctgcttctctgtagTCTGCAAAGGGGAGGGCACTGGCTTCCTGCTGGAAATCACAGTAACGTGATCCAAGCAAGAAACTGGATCCAAGCAATCCCCACTGAAGAAACTGGTTTAGTTTAACAGCACATGGCCGTGGACCTGATGTGCACTGTCACAGGAGATGGGTGTTCAGTACAATGGGCCCTCATCTCCAACAGAGGCTTGTGGTCAGCTGAATCTCTGCCACAGCGCAAGAACAGAGGATGCCCACACCCAGGGCACAGACACTGTGCAAACTACTCAGCCACGAACTGCCCCAACACCAGAAGTGCTTGAACTTGCTCTGTCAAAGATATTAGTGtaagggggaaagggagggggcAAATCAGGACAAACGGCCCAATAGAAGCGGTCAGGCTTGGGCCACGGCTGGATTTCGAGGCAGCGCAGGGGACAGCGTGGGTGTTCAGAGTCAGTTTCCTGTAAGTAGTTCCCAattaaattacatgtttttcctgctgttctccagACCCCAGGCACCCACTTTTGCCTAGCTGTGTGCTACAGGCCAATACAGCTGATTATGTGCTCAGAACAAGATacttcagctctgctcccaACTGCATAaatccaaccaaaaaaacaagcaaacaaacaaagagcGCAGGTTTTCCTTCACCTCTTCCAAAAGCGCTACAAATTCAAGGCCACTGAATCGCCACACAAAGTTTCAGATAAGGGCAAAAAGATCCAAGTCTCCATAGCAGACACGTCATATCCTATGTAAACTTTTCCAAGGGCTCAGTGCTGTCCTAACTGCACAGCAACACACAAAGCGCCACGTTTCATGGAAAGCAGGACTGTTTGTGCGGgagagagcagctctgggaaCACAGCTGCACAACACCCTCCCTCCAAAACAGGGGCAGGGAGAGAAGCTGACAGCCCCCGAGCCCCGCGTCAGTCTTGCCGTTGATAAACAACCCTCTCCAGTCCCTGCTTCTGTATCTTTGCCTAGACCTGGAAAGGACAGGCAGAGTTGGACGAGAAGCAACATCCCTCAGCAGCAAGCAGCTCACAACCGTCCTAAGTCTCAAGAACAAGTTCCTGGCTAATGACATTCTTCCCTGAAAAGTTGGGGagcaaggggggggggggcaaagaGAGCATTTAATGCAAGGAGCTCACCCCGacctgggagggagggaggcaagAGCCAGCTGTTCCATCACTCACCTCATCCTCCCGCTAAAACGCTGCTGCAGAGGCTCCCACTTCAAACAGGCTCTTCTCCAGGGGCTCTCCCTCTACTCTGGAAAAGCTGCGCGACACATCTGACTCCAGAGGCTGCCTTCACCTCggctctcccagctgctgttccGATGGCACGACGTGCTCCCCGCAGCTCGCTAGTGCGAAAGAGCCTGGGAAACAGCCTGAACCCCTTCCACCCCCACCCCCTACGAACATAACTAAAGAATACCGAGCCTTTTTTAATCAATAAATAAGGAATCTTGTTACCACAACACAAAACCGAAGCATGTTCAAAGTGCAAATTACTGTCGTCAAACTGGGATGCTCCTCCTCGCCTCTCCCACGCAGGGTTCCTGTAGCCCCCGGGCCTCTCCAAGCAAACATGATCTATGAGCCAGGGCGTTCCCTCCATTtcctgccagagctgcagcagaggagcgCGGTGGGGAGAGAGATGTGCCTGTTCCACAGCTCACCCTGCTGCGCGAGGGGCCTAAAGTGCCAAGCCAAACTCCCAGCcccaggaggaagaaagagactGCAAGGACCAGAGTGCAGCAATGCATAGAAGTTGGGACCAGGGGCAAGAGGGAGTCCTAAGAAACCTGTCCAGAGCACATCAAATGCTTTCTAATTTGCAAGTGGGGCCACATCAAGGAGCCAGGAAGGCATCTACTTTGGGCTAGAGGCAGGGCTTCAGCAGTgcccacccccccacccccccttgGAGAAGTATGTCGCTCAATCCAACCTGCTCTGGTAATGGCAGCGTGTGCCCCTTTCTGCAAAGGAGCAGTGGGAGAGAGAGAAGTGGTTGGGAGAAAGAGGATGTGCTGTGATCCACGCTGGAGGGGAGCAGACCCTTCAGTTCTTTACTACAATTGTGAGTTTTGTTTaaccttcctctctttctgtgttttctttcttttcttctttctcttttctcctccttttaaATACAGAGTC
Encoded proteins:
- the CNTF gene encoding ciliary neurotrophic factor isoform X1, which produces MSVVPGPRRGRGGEPGQRTCEWSSRLECTSSARDCPPRARQALCREPGAPAARAMAAADSTSATLRRRDLCSRGIRLAGKMRSDVVDLLDTYVEQQGLDASASVAAVEGVPVAAVERWDEQTGTQRLLENLAAYRAFRALLAQMLEEQREQLGEADATLGRALAAVLLQVSAFTYHLEELLRLENRGPPGEEGAVPPAPPPLTLFERKLRGLGVLRELAQWAVRSARDLRQLAKPSPGSGAAPSPAESL
- the CNTF gene encoding ciliary neurotrophic factor isoform X2: MAAADSTSATLRRRDLCSRGIRLAGKMRSDVVDLLDTYVEQQGLDASASVAAVEGVPVAAVERWDEQTGTQRLLENLAAYRAFRALLAQMLEEQREQLGEADATLGRALAAVLLQVSAFTYHLEELLRLENRGPPGEEGAVPPAPPPLTLFERKLRGLGVLRELAQWAVRSARDLRQLAKPSPGSGAAPSPAESL